Proteins encoded in a region of the Stieleria neptunia genome:
- a CDS encoding calcium-binding protein has protein sequence MTPRRLRGETLETRRVMAAAVDLSPDGLLVVEGDADNNRIWVAQSRSGERLRVTIDGRSKDFPAANISLMKIFAGPGNDAVRVSRRVEIPTQIFGGEGNDRLAAGSGPTLIEGGDGRDRIRGGKGVNVLFGGAGNDRIVGGASTDYLIGGAGNDILRGGGGDDWIFGDATNSLPEGETDPLEYARRTMDVNRGDDIIHGGRGNDMVFAGHGNDRIRGGVGNDFLHGGGGNDRIRGERGDDELIGGEGNDDLRGGLGADVIRARDGEVDVIFADRLDELFVDDIDRIVRRGDGDSTEAGDALAASV, from the coding sequence ATGACCCCGCGCCGTCTGCGGGGCGAAACCCTTGAAACCCGCCGCGTGATGGCCGCCGCCGTCGACCTGTCTCCGGATGGCTTGCTGGTCGTCGAAGGCGACGCCGACAACAACCGCATCTGGGTCGCGCAAAGCCGCAGCGGCGAACGGCTGCGGGTCACGATCGATGGCCGCAGCAAAGATTTCCCGGCGGCCAACATCAGCCTGATGAAAATCTTTGCCGGCCCAGGCAATGACGCCGTCCGTGTTTCGCGGCGCGTCGAAATCCCCACCCAGATCTTCGGCGGCGAGGGCAACGACCGGCTCGCCGCCGGCAGCGGGCCGACCTTGATCGAAGGCGGCGACGGTCGCGACCGAATCCGCGGCGGCAAGGGGGTCAACGTGCTGTTCGGTGGCGCCGGCAACGACCGCATCGTCGGCGGGGCGTCGACCGACTACCTGATCGGCGGCGCGGGCAATGACATCTTGCGGGGCGGCGGCGGCGACGATTGGATCTTCGGGGACGCGACCAATTCGCTGCCCGAAGGCGAGACCGATCCGCTGGAATACGCCAGACGGACGATGGATGTGAATCGTGGTGACGACATCATCCATGGGGGCCGCGGCAACGACATGGTGTTTGCCGGGCACGGCAATGACCGGATTCGCGGAGGCGTCGGCAACGACTTCTTGCACGGTGGCGGCGGGAATGATCGCATCCGCGGCGAGCGTGGTGATGACGAACTGATCGGCGGCGAAGGCAACGATGATCTTCGCGGCGGCTTGGGGGCGGACGTGATCCGCGCCCGCGATGGAGAAGTGGACGTCATCTTTGCCGATCGACTGGATGAATTGTTCGTCGACGACATCGATCGCATCGTCCGCCGCGGGGACGGAGATTCCACGGAAGCGGGTGATGCACTGGCGGCGAGCGTCTAG
- a CDS encoding sulfatase family protein — translation MNCCRFERFASGLVVAMVLSAAASSAVPVEAEEAGRPNIVVILADDMGYGDMGCMGSETLRTPNLDRLADSGVLCTQAYVASSVCSPSRAGLMTGRDPRRFGYEGNLNAAASNYATRPELLGLPPSEKTLGDHLRAAGYATALIGKWHLGMGNGFHPNVRGFDHFCGMLTGSHHYFPATMKHVIERNGTRVESFSSDYLTDFFTDEGLRFIQQQDRADPEKPWFVFFSYNAPHTPMHATAEDLERFEHLPDKKRQTYAAMMFALDRGVGRIRAHLEQSGQWDNTLLVFFSDNGGATNNGSWNGPLRGVKGCLREGGIRVPMIWTWPARIAAGRRCDAVVSALDLLPTFMAAAGSQTLPLAKPMSHEDARNRKRMIDLAGAHDGIDVLPQLIDGGGGPPRRLYWRLQGQAAVLDGADKLVRPSHRPAELFRVASDAGESDDLSHRETERRMQLFGLLGKWEASLPTVPLWGSSPYWSGNTADHYDAWPPREEPFR, via the coding sequence ATGAATTGTTGCCGTTTTGAGAGGTTTGCGTCCGGCTTGGTTGTCGCGATGGTCTTGAGCGCGGCCGCCTCCTCCGCGGTTCCGGTGGAAGCGGAGGAGGCGGGGCGTCCGAACATCGTCGTGATTCTCGCCGACGACATGGGGTACGGCGACATGGGGTGCATGGGCAGCGAGACGCTGCGCACACCAAACTTGGATCGATTGGCCGATTCGGGCGTGCTGTGCACTCAGGCGTACGTCGCCAGTTCGGTGTGTTCGCCTTCGCGGGCGGGCTTGATGACCGGCCGTGATCCGCGTCGGTTTGGCTATGAAGGCAACTTGAACGCGGCGGCGTCCAACTACGCGACTCGGCCGGAATTGTTGGGATTGCCGCCGAGCGAGAAAACGCTGGGGGATCACCTGCGTGCCGCCGGCTATGCGACCGCACTGATCGGCAAGTGGCATCTGGGGATGGGCAATGGGTTCCATCCCAACGTGCGAGGCTTCGATCACTTTTGTGGCATGCTGACGGGAAGCCACCATTATTTTCCTGCGACGATGAAGCATGTGATCGAGCGCAACGGGACGCGGGTTGAATCGTTTTCCAGCGACTACCTGACGGATTTTTTTACCGACGAGGGGCTGCGGTTTATCCAGCAGCAAGACCGCGCCGATCCGGAGAAACCTTGGTTCGTGTTTTTCTCGTACAACGCGCCGCACACCCCGATGCATGCGACGGCGGAGGATCTGGAGCGGTTCGAGCATCTGCCGGACAAGAAGCGGCAGACCTATGCCGCGATGATGTTCGCACTCGATCGCGGTGTCGGCCGGATTCGTGCGCATTTGGAACAGAGCGGTCAGTGGGACAACACGCTGTTGGTGTTCTTTTCTGACAACGGGGGCGCGACCAACAACGGCAGCTGGAACGGTCCGCTGCGGGGTGTCAAAGGTTGTCTCCGCGAGGGCGGCATCCGCGTGCCGATGATTTGGACGTGGCCGGCCAGGATTGCGGCCGGGCGGCGTTGTGACGCGGTGGTCAGCGCGTTGGACTTGTTGCCCACGTTCATGGCTGCGGCGGGTTCGCAGACGCTGCCGCTGGCCAAACCGATGTCACATGAAGACGCGCGAAATCGAAAACGCATGATCGATCTGGCGGGGGCGCACGACGGGATCGACGTGTTGCCGCAATTGATCGATGGCGGTGGTGGTCCGCCGCGACGATTGTACTGGCGGTTGCAGGGCCAGGCGGCTGTGTTGGACGGTGCGGACAAGCTCGTCCGCCCCTCGCATCGCCCCGCGGAACTGTTTCGTGTTGCGAGCGATGCCGGGGAGTCGGACGATTTGTCGCATCGAGAAACCGAGCGACGGATGCAGTTGTTTGGGCTGCTGGGCAAATGGGAGGCGTCGCTGCCGACCGTTCCGCTGTGGGGGTCATCGCCGTATTGGTCCGGCAACACGGCGGACCACTACGATGCCTGGCCCCCGCGGGAGGAGCCGTTTCGCTGA
- a CDS encoding RNA polymerase sigma factor, protein MGERPGWHGREDRLEAYPTRKTGVTPFPGTPETIEQQRLPTRTGIGSGDGKSSELSVVDADLIDDLLGGSGDAWEMLIDRYGALVRSRVADVAAAFQRRRDWSTIDDVTAEVFATLLARDAAALRAFRNQSSLATYLAVIATRVARRMIAKLVRHSHGQTDSLDGLDGGPSAVDPESLLIDREERDRLLTLVDRLPQRQKDLVVAFYREQQTYAEISHRFDIPIGSIGTTLRRAEERLRQWIDDETE, encoded by the coding sequence GTGGGTGAGCGTCCAGGCTGGCATGGCCGAGAGGACCGGCTGGAAGCCTACCCCACTAGGAAAACCGGCGTCACCCCTTTCCCCGGGACACCCGAGACGATCGAGCAGCAACGCCTCCCAACGCGCACCGGCATCGGCTCCGGCGACGGCAAGTCGTCGGAGCTTTCGGTCGTTGATGCAGACCTGATCGACGACCTGTTGGGCGGCAGCGGCGACGCCTGGGAAATGCTGATTGATCGCTATGGGGCGTTGGTCCGAAGCCGTGTGGCGGACGTCGCGGCCGCGTTTCAGCGACGGCGTGATTGGTCGACGATCGACGATGTGACGGCGGAAGTGTTTGCGACCTTGTTGGCTCGCGATGCCGCCGCCCTGCGGGCCTTTCGCAACCAAAGTAGCCTGGCGACCTACTTGGCCGTGATCGCCACCCGCGTGGCACGCCGCATGATCGCAAAACTGGTGCGTCATTCGCATGGACAAACGGACTCGCTGGACGGTTTGGACGGTGGGCCTTCGGCGGTCGATCCGGAATCGCTGCTAATCGACAGGGAAGAACGGGACCGGCTGCTGACGTTGGTCGATCGCCTGCCGCAGCGTCAAAAAGACTTGGTGGTCGCGTTTTACCGGGAGCAACAGACGTACGCAGAGATCAGTCACCGATTCGACATTCCGATCGGTTCCATCGGCACGACGCTTCGACGCGCCGAAGAAAGACTCCGGCAATGGATCGACGATGAAACCGAATAA